A window of the Brassica napus cultivar Da-Ae chromosome C5, Da-Ae, whole genome shotgun sequence genome harbors these coding sequences:
- the LOC106401739 gene encoding ethylene-responsive transcription factor ERF116: MKKSVRGRKVRIIVSDPYATDDSSSDEWFECKPPKVKRIVHEINLPFQLSESSQYHKSCRRKAASMQLNKPVGVRLRQSGKWAAEIRNPLTKTKVWLGTYATLEEAGKAYADKKVEFDASVASANSQCLRSAASKEKVCLSKDVAASGDLTKEGFDLSQLEIPDLSFLAAEEKSGAKAAGEIDFDCFFKDEDYDHLFDDFSVVDNVNNISLPSELPDCDFTDVELEHGDMKFAFADQLALPPLNIACP, translated from the coding sequence ATGAAGAAGTCCGTGAGAGGAAGGAAAGTTCGTATTATTGTCAGTGACCCTTATGCAACTGATGACTCCTCCAGCGACGAATGGTTCGAGTGTAAGCCTCCTAAGGTGAAGCGTATTGTCCATGAGATCAACCTCCCCTTTCAGCTCTCTGAGAGTTCTCAGTATCACAAAAGCTGTAGACGTAAAGCTGCTTCTATGCAGCTTAACAAGCCAGTGGGAGTTAGGCTGAGGCAATCAGGCAAATGGGCTGCTGAGATCAGAAACCCACTCACCAAAACTAAGGTGTGGTTGGGTACTTATGCAACCCTTGAAGAAGCTGGGAAGGCTTATGCTGACAAGAAGGTTGAGTTTGATGCGTCGGTTGCGTCAGCGAACAGCCAGTGCTTGCGTTCTGCTGCTTCTAAAGAAAAGGTGTGTCTGAGCAAAGATGTTGCTGCTTCTGGTGATTTGACCAAGGAAGGTTTTGATCTTTCCCAATTGGAGATCCCTGATCTGAGCTTCTTAGCAGCAGAAGAGAAGTCTGGCGCAAAGGCTGCTGGGGAGATTgactttgattgtttttttaagGACGAGGACTATGATCATCTCTTTGATGATTTCTCTGTGGTTGATAATGTTAATAACATCAGCTTACCAAGTGAGCTGCCTGACTGTGACTTCACAGATGTGGAGCTTGAGCATGGTGATATGAAGTTTGCCTTTGCTGATCAACTGGCGCTTCCTCCTCTCAACATCGCTTGCCCCTGA
- the LOC106401738 gene encoding tetraketide alpha-pyrone reductase 2 isoform X2, with protein MKQSKEKLVDRDINGTRNLMNSCEKSRNTVKRIVLTSSSTSVRYRYDATEASPLDESHYSDLDYCRNFKIWYGYAKTLGEKEAWTIAAEKNLDIVVVIPSFCIGPILSPEPTSSPLILLSIIKGVRGDYPNVTGGFVHIEDVVAAQILAMEKPKASGRFICSSSVAHWSEIIEMLRPKYPLYPFETKCSSEEGKDMPHSLDTTKIRELGLPPFKSLAEMFDDCIKCFQDKGLL; from the exons ATGAAGCAGTCAAAG gAGAAGTTGGTCGATCGAGATATAAATGGAACAAGGAACTTGATGAACTCTTGTGAAAAATCAAGAAACACTGTGAAAAGGATCGTTCTCACATCTTCTTCGACCTCAGTCAGGTACCGTTATGATGCCACAGAAGCCTCTCCACTTGACGAATCGCATTATAGCGATCTTGACTACTGCAGAAACTTCAAA ATTTGGTATGGTTATGCAAAGACTTTAGGAGAGAAAGAAGCTTGGACTATCGCAGCCGAAAAGAATCTAGACATAGTGGTAGTAATCCCTTCGTTTTGTATCGGCCCAATACTTAGTCCAGAACCCACAAGCTCACCTCTAATTCTCCTGTCCATAATCAAAG GTGTTCGTGGAGATTATCCGAATGTCACGGGAGGGTTTGTGCACATAGAAGATGTAGTTGCTGCACAAATCTTAGCAATGGAAAAGCCTAAAGCATCAGGAAGATTCATATGTTCGAGTTCAGTGGCTCATTGGTCAGAGATCATTGAGATGCTTAGACCCAAATACCCGTTATACCCATTTGAGACCAA GTGCAGCAGCGAAGAAGGGAAAGATATGCCTCATAGCTTGGACACAACAAAGATACGTGAACTTGGCTTACCGCCCTTCAAGTCGTTAGCTGAGATGTTTGATGACTGCATCAAGTGCTTCCAAGACAAGGGTCTACTCTGA
- the LOC106401738 gene encoding tetraketide alpha-pyrone reductase 2 isoform X1 — MAEYLVTGGTSFIASHVVKALLDLGHSVRTTVRDSSDEEKVRFLWELKGAKERLKIFEADLTVEGSFDEAVKGVDGVFHIASRVTVCLDNNDLEKLVDRDINGTRNLMNSCEKSRNTVKRIVLTSSSTSVRYRYDATEASPLDESHYSDLDYCRNFKIWYGYAKTLGEKEAWTIAAEKNLDIVVVIPSFCIGPILSPEPTSSPLILLSIIKGVRGDYPNVTGGFVHIEDVVAAQILAMEKPKASGRFICSSSVAHWSEIIEMLRPKYPLYPFETKCSSEEGKDMPHSLDTTKIRELGLPPFKSLAEMFDDCIKCFQDKGLL, encoded by the exons atgGCAGAGTACTTGGTAACTGGAGGGACAAGCTTTATAGCCTCTCACGTTGTGAAGGCACTTCTCGACTTGGGTCACTCCGTAAGAACAACTGTTAGAGACTCCTCAG ATGAAGAGAAGGTTAGGTTTTTATGGGAGTTAAAAGGAGCAAAAGAAAGGCTAAAGATTTTCGAAGCCGATCTAACAGTGGAGGGAAGCTTTGATGAAGCAGTCAAAGGTGTTGATGGAGTCTTCCACATTGCCTCTCGTGTTACTGTTTGTCTGGACAACAATGATCTG gAGAAGTTGGTCGATCGAGATATAAATGGAACAAGGAACTTGATGAACTCTTGTGAAAAATCAAGAAACACTGTGAAAAGGATCGTTCTCACATCTTCTTCGACCTCAGTCAGGTACCGTTATGATGCCACAGAAGCCTCTCCACTTGACGAATCGCATTATAGCGATCTTGACTACTGCAGAAACTTCAAA ATTTGGTATGGTTATGCAAAGACTTTAGGAGAGAAAGAAGCTTGGACTATCGCAGCCGAAAAGAATCTAGACATAGTGGTAGTAATCCCTTCGTTTTGTATCGGCCCAATACTTAGTCCAGAACCCACAAGCTCACCTCTAATTCTCCTGTCCATAATCAAAG GTGTTCGTGGAGATTATCCGAATGTCACGGGAGGGTTTGTGCACATAGAAGATGTAGTTGCTGCACAAATCTTAGCAATGGAAAAGCCTAAAGCATCAGGAAGATTCATATGTTCGAGTTCAGTGGCTCATTGGTCAGAGATCATTGAGATGCTTAGACCCAAATACCCGTTATACCCATTTGAGACCAA GTGCAGCAGCGAAGAAGGGAAAGATATGCCTCATAGCTTGGACACAACAAAGATACGTGAACTTGGCTTACCGCCCTTCAAGTCGTTAGCTGAGATGTTTGATGACTGCATCAAGTGCTTCCAAGACAAGGGTCTACTCTGA
- the LOC106400259 gene encoding tetraketide alpha-pyrone reductase 2-like has translation MAEYLVTGGTSFIASHVVKALLDLGYFVRTTVRDSSDEENVRFLWELKGAKERLKIFEADLTVDGSFDDAVKGVDGVFHIASTISVCMDDNDLEKLADRDIYGIRNLMNSCEKSRNTVRRIVLTSSSTSVRYSYDATKASPLKESHWSDLEYCRSFRIWYGYAKSLVEKESWLIAAEKNLNLVVVIPSFCIGPILSPKPTSSPSIFLSIIKGVHGEYQNFRGGFVHIDDVAAAQILAMEEPKASGRIICSSSVAH, from the exons atggcaGAGTATTTGGTCACTGGAGGGACAAGCTTTATAGCTTCTCATGTTGTAAAGGCACTTCTCGACTTgggctatttcgtaagaacaACTGTTAGAGACTCCTCAG ATGAAGAGAATGTTAGGTTTTTGTGGGAGTTGAAAGGAGCAAAAGAAAGGCTGAAGATCTTCGAAGCCGATCTAACGGTGGATGGAAGCTTTGACGATGCAGTCAAAGGTGTTGATGGAGTCTTTCACATCGCCTCTACGATTTCTGTTTGTATGGACGACAATGATCTG GAAAAGTTGGCCGATCGCGATATATATGGTATAAGGAACTTGATGAACTCTTGTGAAAAATCAAGAAACACTGTGAGAAGGATTGTCCTCACATCTTCTTCGACCTCAGTCCGGTACAGTTATGATGCCACAAAAGCCTCTCCGCTTAAAGAATCGCATTGGAGCGATCTTGAGTACTGCAGAAGCTTCAGA ATCTGGTATGGTTATGCAAAGTCTCTAGTGGAGAAAGAATCTTGGTTGATCGCAGCCGAGAAGAATCTAAACCTAGTGGTCGTAATCCCTTCGTTTTGTATCGGTCCAATACTTAGTCCAAAACCCACAAGCTCCCCTTCAATTTTTCTCTCTATAATCAAAG GTGTTCATGGAGAATACCAAAATTTCAGAGGAGGGTTTGTGCACATAGACGATGTCGCTGCTGCACAAATATTAGCAATGGAAGAGCCTAAAGCATCAGGAAGAATCATATGTTCGAGTTCAGTGGCTCACTGA